The nucleotide sequence CGTGCCCGCTCATACACGGCGCACAGTCCACTCGAAGCCAGATTCCTCCATTCCGCTTCGCTCCAGTCGGAATGACAAAGTCGCTGCCTGGCTTCATCCGGATTCGTGGAAACGCGCGTTCCCTCCTTTGTCATCCACAGCGCAGTATCCGCTTTGTTTGTCATCCCGAGCGCAGTCGAGGGATCTGGCGACCGATTTGCCATGTCTTTGCCTCGCTGGTTAGCGCTATCGACACGCCCATCCCAGCGCCGCACACGAAGGCTTCAATACCATCCGTCGCTCAGATCCCGCCACTCGGGATTCTCGCGCAGGATCAGGGCGATCTTCTTCTCGCGGCGCCAGCGTTTGATCTGCTTCTCCCGCAAGATCGCGGCGTGCACATCACCGAAGACTTCGAAGTGGACCAGCGTCCCGATGTGGTACCGCCGGGTGAAGCCCTCGACCTCGCCCGCCTTGTGCTGGGCGATCCGCCGGCGGATGCTGTTGGTCACGCCCACATACAGCGTCCGCGACTGGTTCGACGCAATATAGACGTAATACGCCCTTCCTGCCCGCATGGCTGCATTATAGCACCTACGCCTATTCGATGCCAGATTCCTCCATTCCGCTTCGCTCCAGTCGGAATGACAAGGGTGCTGGCTGCTTCGCTCCGGTTGGAATGAAAAGGGCTGGGTGCTACGCTCCGGGCCCAACGGGAGGGTTTTTGGTGCAGCGGTCTGGGGTTGGCGGGCGCGTAGGGGCGAGGCATGCCTCGCCCTCAGCGTTGGAATCGGTAGTTGAAGCGGCGGTTGGGGGCGCTGTCGCCGTGGAGGGCGAATTCGAGGATGTCGTCGAGGCTTTGGATATTGTCGGCCCAGTGGAAGTCGAACGCGACGCCGCCGGGCGACAGGCCGAGGGTCGTGCGCGGCATGGCGATCTCCATCCGGTTGCCGCTGTAGCGGTAGTCCGCGTTGGCGACCTTCCGCCATGCGCCGTCGGCGAAGCGGTGCACGCTGGTGGTGCGGTCGCTCGCGGGTTCGAGGTTGACGAGGTAGTCGTAGCCATGCCAGCCGGTGGCGGCGGTTTGATCGGCGTCGATGAACAGCAGCATCCAGTGGTCGTCGGTGTGCGGGGTCAGCGACCCGGCCGTCTCGGCATAGAAGCAGACGTCATCGCCGTCGACAGCGACCTTCAATGTCACGAAGTCGTTGCGGCCGGTCGCGTTGACGTAGCGGCCTGCCTTGCCCCAGCCGGCCTCGTCGCGGTGCTCGGCGTCACCTTTGGTATCGCGAAACTCCGGCTGCACGTCGTCCCAGTCGTCGAAGCGCCCGTCGATGGCGATGGCATAATCCCGCTCGGCCACAGGCAGCTTGCGAACGCCTTTGTACCGGCGGATGTACGAGACCATCTGGTAGTAGTAATTGTCGGTGTGCCCGCCTTTCATCGGCTCGATGTCGCGGTTGTATTCCTGGTTATAGGCATCGACGAAGAACGACTCGCCCGGCTTGAGCTTGCGGCCTAGCAGCGTCTGCCCGCCTTGGGGGGCGAGGAAACGCTGCGCGACCCACTCGTTCCAGCCGGTGACGAAGACGAACTCGGGATCGATCTTCAGCGCCCGTCGCCATTGCTCGTCGAAGTAGAGGCCAAGGTGTTCGAGGCCGGTCCGCCCATACTCGTCGATCGGCGGCTGAACGTCGTTGCGGTGGCTGCGGCCGATGTTCGTCGTCGGGTGCTGCGCCACGCTGACCGACAGTTCCTCAGGCTTGTCGGGCGATTCGTGCCAGCCGTACCGCATCTCGCTGTGGTCGAGCCATTGCCAGGTGTCTTGCCCATGCGTCCAGGCCCAGCAGTCGCGATGGGTGAAGAACGCCGCGAGCTCGGCGGGCAGCGCATCCGTCGCGCCGCCTAAGATCAGCGGCTTGCCCTTCCAGTAGAACCACAGCTCGCGATAGAGGCCCTTGGCGTAGAAGTCGCGATAGAGCGTCTCGATGGTCCTGGCCGCGGACGAGTGCGCCAGGAAGCAGATCTGCGGCGTCATCCGGCCTTCGCTTCGCAACTGCCGATAGATTTCGCACAGCTTCAGATACACATCGCGATACGTCACGGCGTTGGTGACATCGAAGATCAGCACGTCGATCCCCGCGTCGGCCAGCATCGAGGCGTGCTTGCGGATCACGTACTCGCTGTCGGAAAGATAATAGCCCAGCTCCGACTGGCCCCAGTGATGAAACGCGCCGACGGGTCCCCACGCCGGATCGCGCGGGTCGGCCTTGAGCAGTTCGGTGATATCGAACGGACCGCCCGTGCCGTGCTGGCCCAGCCAGAGGAAGTAGAACAGTCCCACCGTGCGATTGGCCTGCACCGGCCCGCACTCGTCGTACCCCGGCAGCGCCCGCCCCAGCGCATCCGTCGCGACCCACGTATCGCTCATCAAATCCCGTGTCGAACCGCCAT is from Anaerobaca lacustris and encodes:
- a CDS encoding GIY-YIG nuclease family protein, which gives rise to MRAGRAYYVYIASNQSRTLYVGVTNSIRRRIAQHKAGEVEGFTRRYHIGTLVHFEVFGDVHAAILREKQIKRWRREKKIALILRENPEWRDLSDGWY
- a CDS encoding alginate lyase family protein yields the protein MRIDGVVFRAGRLLVLAGVLAAAVRPAGGRVFLSEQRIGAIRERIAAQVEPTYSAWQHLGQYVQEHEGHRARVPSRWYVPGFYVDADGHRRAKEGLMRDANTAYAFALYFRLGGGPEHAQAAAEIVRAWSTHLEDTSDKDDSTLSFSYHFPAMIFAADLLRGSDVWSNEDERDFHAFLRDKALPLNTMDRANNWGNWGLALTVSVAAYLQDEALLERCEARWKEFIRDQIAEDGHLPHEVRRSGGQRGLWYSHFTLMPQTIAAEVLRVNGVDLFDYVAPNGRSLQMAFTRLAAWCRRPETFPYWDGPVEELRAMDYYSYFELLADRWSDENAQALIDASRPMTASHSAPFLTLTHGAWPPQGAAQRSLGDGGSTRDLMSDTWVATDALGRALPGYDECGPVQANRTVGLFYFLWLGQHGTGGPFDITELLKADPRDPAWGPVGAFHHWGQSELGYYLSDSEYVIRKHASMLADAGIDVLIFDVTNAVTYRDVYLKLCEIYRQLRSEGRMTPQICFLAHSSAARTIETLYRDFYAKGLYRELWFYWKGKPLILGGATDALPAELAAFFTHRDCWAWTHGQDTWQWLDHSEMRYGWHESPDKPEELSVSVAQHPTTNIGRSHRNDVQPPIDEYGRTGLEHLGLYFDEQWRRALKIDPEFVFVTGWNEWVAQRFLAPQGGQTLLGRKLKPGESFFVDAYNQEYNRDIEPMKGGHTDNYYYQMVSYIRRYKGVRKLPVAERDYAIAIDGRFDDWDDVQPEFRDTKGDAEHRDEAGWGKAGRYVNATGRNDFVTLKVAVDGDDVCFYAETAGSLTPHTDDHWMLLFIDADQTAATGWHGYDYLVNLEPASDRTTSVHRFADGAWRKVANADYRYSGNRMEIAMPRTTLGLSPGGVAFDFHWADNIQSLDDILEFALHGDSAPNRRFNYRFQR